The following DNA comes from bacterium.
TCTGTGCCGATCGCGGCGTGGGGAAGCGGGAGGGCCTTGGCGTGCCGCTGAATCTCCCGATTGCCTTCGCGGCGGGATTGCTGGGGTTCTTCTCCCCGTGCATCCTGCCCTTGATTCCGGGGTATCTGTCTTTCGTCTGCGGGTTGTCCCTGACGGAGTTGGAGGCGGGCGATCCCCGGTACCGGGGCAAGGTGCTCGGCGCAACAGCGATTTTCGTGCTGGGGTTCGCGGTGATCTTCACCGCGCTCGGCGCGTCCGCGTCGCTCGCCGGAAGCTTTGTGCTCTCGAACCGGGACCTGCTCAGCCGCGTCGGCGGGGCCGTCGTGATCCTGTTCGGGCTTGCCGTGTTGGGTGTCGTGTCCGTGCCCGGCCTGGCGCGAGAGCGCCGCGTGCTCATCACGCGCCGCCCGACCGGCTGGCTCGGCGTTCTGCTCGTCGGGATGGCATTCGGGTTTGCGTGGACGCCGTGCGTGGGCCCGATTCTGGGCGCGATCCTTACGCTCGCCGCGACGACCGAGCGCGCGGGAGGCGGGGCGGTCTTGCTGTTCGTCTACTCCCTGGGGCTCGGCCTCCCGTTCCTCTGCGCGGCGGCGTTCCTCGCCGCCGCCACGCGCGTCTTTCGCGCGGCGCGCCGGTACGCGCACGCGCTCGAGGTGGTGAGCGGCGTGTTCCTCGTCGTGATGGGGACCGCGCTGTTATTCGACTGGGTGTACCGGTTCAACAGCTGGATCCTGCAGGTGGTGCCGATTCGTCCGCTACTCTAGCGCGCGCCCGGTTCCGCGAGCAGGCGGCCGATCATCTGTTCCGTTTCCTCGTACGCCCCTTCGCCGATGTGCGTGTACCGGACGCGTCCTTGCTTGTCGAGCAGGTAGAGGGTCGGCCAGTAGACATTGTGGTAGGCGTTCCAGATCCGGTAGTCGTTGTCCATCACGACCGGGTAGGTGATGCCCAGGCGCGCGATCGCATCACGGACGTACGGCACCGCGCGCTCGTGTTCGAACTCCGGCGTGTGAACGCCGACAAGCACGAACCCGCGGTCGCGGTAGCGGGTGTTCCACTGACGGAGGTGCGGCAGCACGTCCAGGCAGTTGATGCACCCGGCCGTCCACATCTCCACGCCGACGACCTTGCCGCGGAGGGCGTCGAGGGTCAGCGGGCGATCGTCCGTGTTGAACCATGGGCCTCCGCCGGTGAAGCTGGGGGCGGCACCGGTCAACGCCACCGCCGCCGACGCGGCAAGGGCCAGGGCGCCCGCAACGGCGGCTGCGACCAACGAGATGCGCATGCTCGAATCCTCCGCGGTCTAGTGTCGCGGCTAGCGTACCGGCCGTGTGTAAGGAGCGTATAACGATCGGGACGGCGTGCGGAGTCTAGAAGGCGGTGTTTCGGGGAACTGTTGCTGGTGAATTGATCCGCGACTCGAGACTGCGGGGCCGCGGCGTCGTTCGGAGCATGCGCATACTTCAACGGTACCGAAAGTCCGCGGAGGTGCCGATCTGGCCGCAGATCGGCGGGTTGCTGCTGGCCGCGGCCGCCTCGATGGCCGTAGCGTGGTTCGGCCGGGGCCTGCTTGTCGTGCCGAGCCCCATCGTTCTCCTGGTTGTCGTGTGTTCAGGGTTCGTCGGAGGGTTGCGTGCGGCACTGCTCGCCGCCGCAGCCGGGTGCTTCTACTTTCTAGGCGTCTTCTCGAGCCCCGATCACCTGTTCGGTTACACCGCCGATAACCTCCGGCGCGCGATCGCATGGGGCGGGACGACCGCGGTGACGGCGTTGCTGGTCGGCGCCCTGAAATACCGGGCGGATCGGGTGTTCGAGAT
Coding sequences within:
- a CDS encoding cytochrome c biogenesis protein CcdA, with translation MPLNLPIAFAAGLLGFFSPCILPLIPGYLSFVCGLSLTELEAGDPRYRGKVLGATAIFVLGFAVIFTALGASASLAGSFVLSNRDLLSRVGGAVVILFGLAVLGVVSVPGLARERRVLITRRPTGWLGVLLVGMAFGFAWTPCVGPILGAILTLAATTERAGGGAVLLFVYSLGLGLPFLCAAAFLAAATRVFRAARRYAHALEVVSGVFLVVMGTALLFDWVYRFNSWILQVVPIRPLL
- a CDS encoding redoxin domain-containing protein; the encoded protein is MRISLVAAAVAGALALAASAAVALTGAAPSFTGGGPWFNTDDRPLTLDALRGKVVGVEMWTAGCINCLDVLPHLRQWNTRYRDRGFVLVGVHTPEFEHERAVPYVRDAIARLGITYPVVMDNDYRIWNAYHNVYWPTLYLLDKQGRVRYTHIGEGAYEETEQMIGRLLAEPGAR